The Fusarium fujikuroi IMI 58289 draft genome, chromosome FFUJ_chr01 sequence taaaataccttcttttactaaaaaagatataaatactgcactttagatagttatagataatatattagtaaataaagcagctaaagcttatagtattaaccgTTTTATGCTTTAAGGTTAGattaaaagaagtataatattaaaagaagcctaaaaaccttactaaaagctttttaatatttaggaaaagagtctttaagactaaattattatttaagctaatttaagatgccttatattatattagtaagttaAAGAGTTTGCCAGTAAGattgctatctataatagcttcctaAAAGGTATTAGAAAGAACTAGttataaggctttttaagataaaatcttaatattagaatattaaaaggtaagaaaattaattttaattaatattatagagcttcttttaaactaataaaggtattctttatacttcttataatGCCAGTAATATACCTAGTTAAGTaaggaaatagatataatattaataaagttaaaataataaaagaaataaaaataaataatctattttttaattattaattaaaaaagttaatacttatttattagcctggtttttatgcctaaattataattcttaagtatatcttaataactaaaaaggttttaagacctatagttatttttaaggggaaaacagtctaataataatatttccctAAAAATTTAAacttcctaaaagactaaaaatttatatatagtaataaaggctagataagtaataaattagtattaatttaattaaaaaaagtctttattttattaatatagcctaaaaagaaaaataaaccctaatttcttatttttaatagctatagaagttatattatagaaaatttcctctagaaatattataataataatatatatctattatttctttctatttatattttttatatcttttagttattaaatattatagtttttagtcCTCTAAAGaaggtatattattatcttcttttaaatcttacttttatctttaataataattatattaataaaattatatttctatatatttataataaggcttaaaaagaagctattataaagtctaatataattactggctttaaagctactaaACTGTAatctataaacctaataaaggttttaataaacctaatagttatagagatacctTCTCCTACTATTACAGTAAATTTACCAGTAAAAGAGTAGGATTTAAgtctcttaaagactttctatttatttatatagctttagtaagctttaggctaaaTCCtaacttctataatataagatctaactattaggctactttttaaaaagattagcagttaattagactattataactttaatattaagtaataaaataaagaaataaatattttatagtaagaaaataaaaaaaattaattaaaatagtataaaaaagttatttataacctaaatatagagtttataaagattctaataataaaaaaagcttataaatagatatagaaaactttataactagaaagaatagtaaataaaattaagaaattaaaatttaaaaatttttatattaatttctatataaatatttactaattaaagttttatttaatataaaaaatatagtattataataatttattaattaattataatattaggtttttagtgttttagctaaggtggccagtctataggggtggccggtctttaggtgggggacgttaaaGTCGAGATATCTTTGGCTGGGGAAATATTGAAGTATCATTGTGGAGactataggtaggtactgagGTACGGCTGTCTACCCACTAAGGCAACTCTGGGGTTCTGGTTGATTGTCTTGTGAGACTAAGGACAAATAGATCGATGTCCATCCCTATGACACCCAGTGATAGAAGATAGTTCTACAGGTGCCAGTTATCGAGATaagatcatcaacaccaatgaCTTCCTTTATACCTCCAACGTAGCCAAATCATGATGTGCCTGACTGAGATGCGGAATTACAGGCGGAAtagccaccaacaaccagGGGTCCCATTACCTACATACACTGTACCCACTGTCAACGCCCGATCTGCCTTGCACTGAACATCCAACCACTTACAGCTACACCAAACCGCTAATATTAGTATTGCCTCACCCGTTTCAGGCTACAGTTCTCCCACTTTCAGACCACGCGCACCGTCTAAGACACGCTAGGAATATGAGCTGAAACTCAGCCTCATTCCTAATGGTCCTCTAAACAGCGTGTGCCACTCCGCCCGCTTCTGCGGCAGAAACCCAGACATGGCCAGGCAAATGCGAGCGTGCCACCAGATGGGGCGTCTGATTGGCCACATGCCATCCTTTCATCAGGATCTTGCTCCATCCCTAAGGCCCTCTATGGCATGCTACGATAGCCTCTTAGCCTCTCTCTAAGACTGCCCCCAGGGCTGACTCTGGGCCTAAAGAGTGCCTGGTTGAGCTAGTGATGTGACATATTGGTCATATCATGGCCCTGAAGAGAACTATTAGGCACTGGAACCCCCTTGCCTACAGACGCTCCCATGCTTCCTGAACAGAGCTCAACCAGCATATGGACGGTTGATTAGCTTACACGGGGCCACCAGGATCGGGTAAGTTGACCTGCAGATCTGTGACACCTCTCTACTACCTAATCGACTcaagtatataactttttGTCGCATGATCAACGCTATCGACCCGTTCGACCAGTCAAACACATCATTGCTTGGTTTCTTACTAGAGGCATACTCTATTCTTGACCTCTCCGGTTGGcgcctttttatatttttattcgGGCGAGAGGGTGCTTTCATGTTGACAACAATAGCAGGCATGGCAGGGTTGAGTCGTGAACAGCCCCTCATGCCTGGTGCCTTCGGACCTGAAGATTACCTCGATTTCTATGAGAGCCCCTTTGAAGTTCTCAACGGCTCTGAAACGTCTAGGGAGAAGCAAGAGCAGCGAATTTCTTGGGCAGTCAAGAAATTACCCGATCTTGATATTCTTGACCTCGACTGGCACAAATACAATCCACCAAAGGCATTGAGAAAGGCACCAAATATCACGTCTCAAGTCCTTCTCGACGTACTTCAGTCTTCAGTTGAGAATGTTAACGCAAGAATCATTGAAGAAGATcgccaaaagaaagaaaatgagGAGCAAAGAAAGCAAGAGGAAAATGAGAAAGGTAAAAGCAAGGAGCCTTATCTGCCCATCATTATACCTGCAGAACCTTCAGTCGAGGTAAAAGCGAATCACGCCGTACCTCCCCCGaagattaaaaaggaaattcTCATGACAACTTTTGGTCCTAGCGTTATCACCAAAGCCGATGCAAGAGCAAATAAGAGACGCCTTTTTGCCCTTCGCCGTTTCTTCCAGCGCAGTGATGAGCGAGGTGAGAGTAGCGCCACGGGTGCCGCTCTCGGAGCTTTGCAAGAACAGGTTGCAGAAGCTGAGAATGCTACTGAAGGTCTCGGGCGGTTGGCTAAACTAAACTGCGTCGAGGAAGTGTGAGTTCTGGCACCGTATATGAGGTTCCCCTACTAACAACCTAATCTCAGGGAATGTGTGTCCTGTCTGGACGACTTTCATCCCAAGGACGTCATCAAAGTGCCTTGTCATAACTATTGTCGCGACTGTTTTGTTCGCCTGGTTACTGCTGCATGCCAGAATGAACAACAGTGGCCACCCAAGTGCTGCCTAAACGAGATACCCGTCAAGACCGTCACGCGTTTCATCCCTTCGGACCTGAAAAAGACATTTGAAGACCGATCTAAAGAGTGGGAGCTCCCCGTCAGCGACCGTGTCTACTGCAGCAATCCAAACTGTAACCTCTGGATCAAGCCCAAGCGGATCTATCCCGGAAAGCGTCAAGGAATATGCGATCGCTCTCATGTAACATGCACGTTATGTCGTGGGCCTGCTCATGCTGGAGAGGATTGCCCTCAAGATGTCGATATGAGTCTCACAAACCAACTGGCCGAGGACGAGGGTTGGAAGAGATGTTTCAACTGCAACGCCTTAGTTGAGCATAGGGAGGCTTGCCAACACATGACTTGTAGGTGTGGCACCCAGTTCTGTTATGTTTGCTCCCGACGTTGGCGAACTTGCACTTGTACGATGGAGGACCTCCAGGCACTGAAAGAGGGTGTTGTTTCTAGACGCGCAGAAAGGCGCGCTCAAGAACTAGAGGAAGCCGAGGAAGCCGAGGAACTACGGCATATTCTTCTGCAAATTGAGGAGTTTGAGCGtgaagaagctctcaaggccGAGCTTCTACGATTGGAGCAGGAAAGATTAGAGGAGGAACGCCGTCAGTGTGAGCTCGAGGAAAGAGTACGGCAGGAGAGTATCCGTCGGAGGGATATTGAAGTCAAGTATCAAGAACTGAGAACCGTGCTTGATGAGTTGCATGACCTGCAACAAGTATTGCTCgatgttgaccaagaagaggaagctgagaATATGATTCTTGACGTCAGAGCTGCAAAGCAAGAGTTGAAAATGAAACACGAGGCGGAGCTATCTGAGTTAAGAGCACTCGCAATGGCGAAGATGACTGAAAAGGAAAACTCACTGAATGCGGACTTCCGAGTTCGAGCAGCGAAGGagaatgagcttgaagaagcttACCACGAGCGGCTCAAAGCATATTGGGAAGATAAGGATAACGGAGACCAAGGAGTTGAGAATTCAATGCTCGCTCTCAGAAAGCGTATGGATCAGAAACACCACGCATGGCAGAAGTGGAAGGCCGACCAGCTCAGGGTCTTGGAGGCCAAACTCGAAGATAACAGAACATATCGAGAGGAGCTCATGTATAGCGCCAAACACCGGCTAGACGACTCTTGTAAGGAGAAAGAGGCGGAAATTATGAGGCGTATGGcagctgagaagaagtgggTTGAGGCTGTGATACtggagagagagaagctgctgaacGAACGGGAGGCTCAGGAGGTTGAAGGTGATGCAGACAGCATATTTGCGGTAGAGTCAGAAGATTCTGGGGACGGTCACTATGTTATTGCCACGGCATTTTAGATGGTATAGACGTATAcaaatagtaattataacaCTCAACATAGCTTGTCGTTATTTTGTAATTGTGATGTTTCTTTCTTGAGGCGTTCTTCATTTTGGTAGTAAAAGTCAGTCACGTGCCTCGACTTGCACAAAAAACCTCTCTTCCAAAGTAATTCAACTACGATACATCTCACTACAGACCGAGAAGCACATCACGACTAATAAGGATTTactcttggcttcttgtaTTCTTTCTCAAAATGTCGATCGGTGAGAATTGTGAGTCTGACCAGTAAGTCCATACCATCGTTCCGTTATGTCCAGGGTATGCCTAACTTTATGAAATAGTCCACTCAAAATCTTTGATGTGGCTAGGAAACAGGATCGTTTCTTATATGCTCTTGCGCCCATGGTTCGATATGGAAAGGTACATTTCGGAGAATGTGATACTTGAGAGAAAAAACTGCTCATATTTGTTAGTTGGCATTTCGACAAACAGTTCACAAATATGGAGTTGACCTATGTTGGTCTCCTATGATCCTTGCCAAGGAGTTCAATCGAAGCAGTTTTGCCCGAGACAGCGGTTGGTCACGGTATGCGCGTATAATAAACTCTATGCTGATATACTGGAATAGATTTGACCATCTCTACCACACCAAAGCAACCACCAACTATCGTGCAGTTCGGCGCAAATGTCCCCCTGGAACTTGCTCGTGCATCAGCTCTCGTTGCCCCTTATACCCAAGGCGTCGATCTCAACTGCGGATGCCCACAGTCATGGGCTTGTGCCGAGACGCTAGGTGCTGCATTGATGAACCATCGTGAGTTGGTAAGAGATATGGTGGTTGAAACTCGACAGCGTCTGGAGAGTGATGGATGGGGTGTTGGCCTTGAAAAGGACATTGACAGTCCCAAAGGCCGAAGTGTGAGTGTGAAAATCAGGATTCACAACGATCTCAGGTACGGCCTCTCTTTCAGGAAAGATAGGTTCACTGACACATTCAGGCAAACCATGGACTTCATAGACACCGTGATAGGTCACCCACAAAACCGCCAGATTGACTGGATCACCATTCACCCTCGGACAAGATCAACCCCATCAACCACACCAATCAGGACCGAAGCCCTCGAGATCTTGACAGCCAAGTACTCGAAAATACTCCCAATACTTCTTTCAGGGGATGTATTTGACCTCAACACTCTCCCTTTTCAacccaccatcaccaacaataaCGACTCTCCCCTCCCCTCACTAGACAAACTTGTTCTCGACGACACCAACTCTGCTGTGAACACGCCACGCCCTAGTAACACCCACCTCTCTGGATTCATGTCCGCCCGGGGTCTCCTTGCTAACCCAGCCATCTTCGCTGGCTACTCGGCTTGCCCATGGGAAGCTGTTGAAACCTTCATGTGCAAGGTTGCGAAGGCCCCTGTGCCATTCAAGCTGGTACAACATCACATTATGGAAATGACAGCGCCAGGCATGGGGTCTGACAAGGCATCGCTTCTAGATAAGAAGGAGCGCGCGGAACTCATGAAGTTGACCAACACTTGTGAGATCATGGACTTCCtcgatgagaagattgaacaGAGGACGGGGAGAGATGGTGGCATGAGACGAGACCTATGAACCACTTCTCCGTACCATATCGACAATAGCCCTTGGACTATGAATATAGATCATGGTATCTCATTCAATGCATTCATGGCTACAAAAAACACCTCTCTGCAACACATTCTACAGAGTTTCCCATGATCCGCCTCTTGCACCAACGCTCAAAGACCACTCAAAACGCTCTGAATACCCACTGTCCCCGAGTCATCACGCCTCTGCACAAACGCTCTAAAGTCTGCCCTGGACAACTTCCCCCTTATGCCCGATGCCGCCAGTGTTCGTGTCTTTTCGCGGAGTGCTTCGGGGCCGACGATAAAGAGAGAACCAATCTCAGTAAGCATCTCGACAGCGGAGCCAACCTCCTTGGTCAATGGCCACTCACGCATTGTGGAAACGTACTTTGCGATATCTTGCGTGACCATCAGACCTCCTGTGGCGTTGACCTGGAACTTTTTGAAGTGCTCAAAGAGCAGCTTCAGAATCACCAGAGCAAGTTCG is a genomic window containing:
- a CDS encoding related to A.brasilense nifR3 protein, with protein sequence MSIGENCESDHPLKIFDVARKQDRFLYALAPMVRYGKLAFRQTVHKYGVDLCWSPMILAKEFNRSSFARDSDLTISTTPKQPPTIVQFGANVPLELARASALVAPYTQGVDLNCGCPQSWACAETLGAALMNHRELVRDMVVETRQRLESDGWGVGLEKDIDSPKGRSVSVKIRIHNDLRQTMDFIDTVIGHPQNRQIDWITIHPRTRSTPSTTPIRTEALEILTAKYSKILPILLSGDVFDLNTLPFQPTITNNNDSPLPSLDKLVLDDTNSAVNTPRPSNTHLSGFMSARGLLANPAIFAGYSACPWEAVETFMCKVAKAPVPFKLVQHHIMEMTAPGMGSDKASLLDKKERAELMKLTNTCEIMDFLDEKIEQRTGRDGGMRRDL